The following coding sequences are from one Formosa haliotis window:
- a CDS encoding ferredoxin--NADP reductase, producing MAFHKLAIQNINKETEAAVTISFEVPSNLKENYSFTAGQYITLKTEINGQEVRRDYSLCSSPKSGEFQVAVKAVEDGLFSKYANSTLKIGDILEVAEPNGRFTFIPDASKTRTIAAFAAGSGITPVMSIAKTLLEEEPNSQFILIYGNKTPKETIFFDELIALHHEYVDRFHIQMVFSQSKEDNALFGRIEKSTVNFVLKNTYKHKTIDTYYLCGPEGMITTTKDVLKDHGVAEDRILFELFTAPVAAEANTNTAAVSDGSTAIKIIVDDEETEFVMSQKQSILEAAIAKQVDAPYSCQGGICSSCIARVTEGSATMRQNNILTESELAEGLVLTCQAHPTTPTIVVDYDDV from the coding sequence ATGGCATTTCATAAACTTGCAATACAAAATATAAATAAAGAAACAGAAGCTGCAGTAACGATTAGCTTTGAAGTTCCTTCAAATTTAAAAGAAAACTACAGCTTTACCGCTGGACAATACATCACTTTAAAAACCGAAATTAACGGACAAGAAGTGCGTAGAGATTACTCGCTGTGTTCGTCTCCTAAAAGTGGCGAATTTCAAGTGGCAGTTAAAGCTGTAGAAGACGGTTTGTTTTCAAAATACGCAAATTCAACTTTAAAAATTGGTGACATTCTTGAGGTAGCAGAACCAAATGGCCGATTTACTTTTATACCTGATGCCTCCAAAACAAGAACCATTGCAGCATTTGCCGCGGGAAGTGGTATTACTCCTGTTATGAGTATTGCTAAAACCCTTTTAGAGGAAGAACCTAACAGTCAATTTATACTAATCTACGGAAATAAAACCCCAAAAGAGACCATCTTTTTTGATGAATTAATTGCTTTACACCACGAATATGTAGATCGTTTTCACATTCAAATGGTATTTAGCCAGTCGAAAGAAGACAATGCCCTTTTTGGTCGCATAGAAAAAAGCACGGTGAATTTTGTTCTTAAAAACACTTATAAGCACAAAACCATAGACACCTATTATTTATGTGGTCCAGAAGGTATGATTACCACTACAAAAGATGTATTAAAAGATCACGGCGTAGCAGAAGACCGTATATTATTTGAATTGTTTACAGCCCCTGTTGCTGCGGAAGCCAATACAAACACGGCCGCTGTTAGCGATGGCTCTACGGCTATTAAAATTATAGTAGACGACGAAGAGACAGAATTCGTCATGTCTCAGAAACAATCTATCCTTGAAGCCGCCATTGCAAAACAAGTAGACGCACCATACTCGTGCCAGGGTGGAATTTGTAGTAGCTGCATAGCACGTGTAACGGAAGGTTCGGCAACCATGAGACAAAACAATATTTTAACCGAAAGTGAACTCGCTGAAGGTTTAGTGTTAACCTGCCAAGCACATCCTACAACACCAACTATCGTTGTAGACTACGACGATGTTTAG
- the purD gene encoding phosphoribosylamine--glycine ligase, translating into MTILILGSGGREHTFAWKISQSPLCNKLFVAPGNSGTAEIAENVAIGVTDFEAIKTLVLDKKIDMVVVGPEDPLVKGVHDFFLNDEQLKHVAVIGPEKAAAELEGSKEFAKEFLFRHNIPTAAYKSFNASNVEEGYAFLETLTAPYVLKADGLAAGKGVLILNDLDEAKAELKAMLVDSKFGAASTKVVIEEFLDGIELSCFVLTDGKNYKVLPTAKDYKRIGEGDTGLNTGGMGAVSPVPFATDEFLEKIETRIVKPTIEGLLKDNLPYKGFVFIGLIKVGDDPMVIEYNVRMGDPETEVVLPRLKNDLVELLQAVANGTLNEIDLVIDERAATTVMTVSGGYPEAYEKGKEITGLENIEDSIPFHAGADLKDGKVLTTGGRVLAMTSYGNTYQEAIKKSYQNIEKLHFDKMYYRKDIGFDL; encoded by the coding sequence ATGACAATTTTAATTCTAGGTTCTGGCGGAAGAGAACATACTTTTGCTTGGAAAATTTCTCAAAGTCCATTATGTAATAAACTATTTGTAGCTCCAGGTAACTCTGGTACTGCAGAAATAGCTGAAAATGTAGCAATTGGTGTAACCGATTTTGAAGCCATTAAAACCCTAGTTTTAGACAAGAAAATTGATATGGTTGTAGTGGGGCCAGAAGATCCTTTAGTAAAGGGTGTTCACGACTTTTTCTTAAACGACGAGCAATTGAAACACGTTGCTGTTATTGGTCCGGAAAAAGCTGCTGCCGAATTAGAAGGCAGTAAGGAGTTTGCAAAAGAATTTTTATTCAGACATAACATTCCAACAGCGGCGTACAAAAGTTTTAATGCTTCTAATGTAGAAGAAGGGTATGCCTTTCTTGAAACGTTAACAGCGCCTTATGTTTTAAAGGCAGATGGTTTAGCGGCAGGAAAAGGAGTACTTATTTTAAATGATTTAGATGAAGCTAAAGCTGAACTAAAAGCGATGTTAGTCGATTCTAAATTTGGTGCAGCAAGCACAAAAGTTGTTATTGAAGAGTTTTTAGACGGCATAGAATTAAGTTGTTTTGTGTTAACAGACGGAAAAAACTATAAAGTGTTGCCAACGGCTAAAGATTACAAACGTATAGGTGAAGGCGATACAGGTTTAAATACAGGTGGAATGGGAGCCGTGTCTCCAGTGCCATTTGCTACCGACGAATTTTTAGAAAAAATTGAAACACGTATTGTAAAACCTACAATAGAAGGTTTACTTAAAGATAATTTACCTTACAAAGGATTTGTATTTATAGGATTGATTAAAGTAGGAGACGACCCTATGGTTATCGAATACAATGTGCGTATGGGAGATCCTGAAACAGAAGTGGTGTTACCTAGACTTAAAAATGATCTTGTTGAATTGCTTCAAGCAGTTGCTAACGGGACATTAAATGAAATTGATTTAGTTATAGACGAACGTGCAGCTACTACAGTTATGACTGTTTCTGGCGGATATCCTGAAGCTTACGAAAAAGGAAAAGAAATTACTGGACTAGAAAACATAGAAGATTCTATACCATTCCATGCAGGAGCCGACTTAAAAGACGGGAAAGTATTAACCACAGGAGGTCGTGTTTTAGCTATGACGTCTTATGGAAATACCTACCAGGAGGCCATAAAAAAATCTTATCAAAATATAGAAAAACTACATTTCGATAAGATGTATTATCGTAAAGATATTGGTTTCGACTTATAG
- a CDS encoding WecB/TagA/CpsF family glycosyltransferase, which yields MKRIKMLNTSIDNLTMEETINNIDSVIKKGSQLHHVVVNAGKIVAMQTDLKLRKSVNESDLINADGQAVVWASKLLGKPLKERVAGIDLMVNLIELAHQKNYKVYFFGAQEDNVKTVVRMYSEQYSSKIIAGYRNGYFKKGEEQDIAREIANSGANMLFVAISSPTKENFLFENRDLLNKVNFIMGVGGSFDVVSGKVKRAPIWMQNSGLEWFYRLVQEPKRMWKRYLIGNYKFIKLVLVEKLGI from the coding sequence ATGAAAAGAATAAAAATGCTAAATACTTCCATAGATAATCTTACTATGGAAGAGACCATAAATAATATTGATTCCGTTATCAAAAAAGGCAGTCAATTACATCATGTTGTGGTAAATGCTGGGAAAATAGTAGCTATGCAAACCGATTTAAAACTGCGTAAGAGTGTAAATGAAAGCGATTTAATTAACGCAGATGGGCAAGCAGTTGTTTGGGCATCAAAACTTTTAGGAAAGCCTTTGAAAGAGCGGGTGGCAGGAATAGATCTTATGGTTAACTTAATTGAATTAGCGCACCAAAAAAACTATAAAGTGTATTTCTTTGGAGCACAAGAAGACAATGTTAAAACTGTTGTTAGAATGTACTCAGAGCAATATTCTTCAAAAATTATTGCAGGATATAGAAATGGTTATTTTAAAAAGGGAGAAGAACAAGATATAGCTAGAGAAATAGCAAATAGTGGCGCCAATATGTTGTTTGTAGCAATTAGTTCCCCTACAAAAGAAAACTTCTTATTTGAAAATAGAGATCTCCTTAATAAAGTGAATTTTATTATGGGAGTTGGAGGTAGTTTCGATGTGGTTTCGGGAAAAGTAAAACGTGCACCTATTTGGATGCAAAATTCTGGTCTAGAATGGTTTTATAGGTTAGTTCAAGAGCCAAAGCGTATGTGGAAACGATATTTAATCGGTAATTATAAATTTATAAAGTTAGTATTGGTCGAAAAACTTGGAATTTGA
- a CDS encoding glycosyltransferase family 2 protein: MKPLVSIITPVFNAERYIATSITSVLGQTYLNWELILVDDCSTDCSLDVISRFTSVHQNIFLFTNEKNSGAAVTRNRGTKEAKGKYIAFLDADDVWFPTKLEKQISFMETKGLDVSFSSYNLIDEQGNSLHKQIKALKVLTYNKLLKCNYVGNLTGVYNTQTLGKIYTKNLRKRQDWLLWLETVKKTKQPVLGIQESLANYRVQSNSMSSNKLGLIKYNYSVYKKGLHFSTLKSIYCMLLFLFEYAFIKSQNTIDLPKI, encoded by the coding sequence ATGAAGCCATTAGTTTCCATTATAACTCCTGTTTTTAATGCTGAAAGATATATTGCAACCAGTATTACAAGTGTACTTGGACAAACCTATTTAAATTGGGAACTTATTTTAGTTGATGACTGTTCAACTGATTGTTCTTTAGACGTTATCTCGCGATTTACTAGTGTACACCAAAATATTTTTTTATTTACTAATGAAAAAAATTCGGGAGCAGCAGTAACTAGAAATCGTGGTACAAAAGAAGCAAAGGGAAAATATATTGCTTTTTTAGACGCGGATGACGTATGGTTTCCAACTAAACTAGAAAAGCAAATTTCCTTTATGGAAACTAAAGGATTAGATGTTTCTTTTTCAAGTTATAACCTTATAGACGAGCAAGGAAATTCATTACATAAACAAATTAAAGCTTTAAAAGTATTAACCTATAATAAATTACTTAAGTGTAATTATGTTGGTAATCTTACGGGAGTCTATAATACCCAAACTTTAGGTAAAATTTACACCAAAAATTTAAGAAAACGACAAGATTGGTTGTTGTGGTTAGAAACCGTAAAGAAAACGAAACAACCCGTTTTAGGTATTCAAGAATCTTTAGCTAATTATAGAGTACAGTCGAATTCTATGTCATCTAATAAATTGGGATTAATAAAGTACAATTATTCCGTTTATAAAAAAGGTCTCCATTTTTCTACTTTAAAGTCGATATATTGTATGCTTCTTTTTCTATTCGAATATGCTTTTATAAAATCTCAAAATACTATTGACTTACCAAAGATTTAA
- a CDS encoding PadR family transcriptional regulator: MGNSKLYKGSLTTIILKLLNETDKMYGYEITQKVKALTAGELAITEGALYPALHKLEADGFLDVEVVKVDNRLRKYYKLTEQGTKETAHKLSELERYIETMKTLVNPKFSLE, encoded by the coding sequence ATGGGAAATTCAAAACTTTATAAAGGGAGTTTAACGACTATAATTTTAAAATTGTTAAACGAAACAGATAAAATGTATGGTTACGAAATTACGCAAAAAGTAAAGGCGTTAACAGCTGGTGAATTGGCGATTACCGAGGGTGCTTTATATCCAGCTTTGCATAAATTGGAAGCCGACGGATTTCTGGATGTTGAGGTTGTAAAGGTTGATAATCGGCTTCGGAAATATTATAAGTTAACCGAGCAAGGAACAAAAGAAACAGCTCATAAATTATCGGAATTGGAGCGGTATATAGAAACAATGAAGACCTTAGTTAATCCTAAATTTAGTCTAGAATGA
- a CDS encoding DUF4254 domain-containing protein: protein MFTTKANTIFQEAINTYHVINTVDQDFSNPYSKEDDLIAHLLYRKCWIDTVQWHYEDIIRDPQIDPVAALTLKRKIDASNQDRTDMVEYIDSYFLELYKDVKPVENATINTESPAWGIDRLSILALKVYHMREEATRTDASETHKKACQAKLDVLLEQRVDLSTAIDTLLNDIASGEKYMKVYKQMKMYNDDELNPVLRSQK from the coding sequence ATGTTTACAACTAAAGCAAATACCATTTTCCAGGAAGCTATAAATACGTATCACGTTATAAATACGGTAGATCAGGATTTTTCAAATCCGTATAGCAAAGAAGACGATTTAATAGCGCATTTACTATATAGAAAATGTTGGATTGATACCGTACAATGGCATTACGAAGATATTATTCGTGACCCACAAATCGATCCTGTTGCAGCTTTAACCTTGAAGCGTAAAATTGATGCATCTAACCAGGATAGAACAGATATGGTTGAATATATAGATAGCTATTTTTTAGAATTATATAAAGATGTTAAACCGGTTGAAAATGCAACTATAAATACCGAAAGTCCAGCTTGGGGTATAGACCGTTTATCTATTTTGGCATTAAAAGTGTATCATATGCGCGAAGAGGCTACTCGTACAGATGCTTCTGAAACACATAAAAAAGCGTGTCAAGCAAAATTAGATGTACTTTTGGAGCAGCGTGTTGATTTGTCGACTGCAATAGATACCTTATTAAATGATATTGCTTCTGGTGAAAAATACATGAAGGTGTACAAACAAATGAAAATGTACAACGACGACGAGCTTAACCCTGTGTTACGTTCTCAAAAATAG
- a CDS encoding DUF6341 family protein, which yields MKDFFYAIQDFFVDVLFAPYDALRALELKNWFAANTFSWIFILIGMGFFVYWMLQLKSFNDNGEEDKSVSAHSYL from the coding sequence ATGAAAGATTTTTTTTACGCAATACAAGATTTTTTTGTTGACGTATTGTTCGCCCCTTACGATGCTTTAAGAGCATTAGAACTTAAAAACTGGTTCGCAGCTAACACATTCTCATGGATTTTTATATTAATCGGTATGGGATTTTTTGTGTATTGGATGCTTCAATTAAAAAGTTTTAACGATAACGGTGAGGAAGATAAAAGTGTATCTGCACACTCTTATCTATAA
- a CDS encoding phenylacetate--CoA ligase family protein: MKLFDLTLQLNGFPLKDAKKKLSEIQHVPEPEFESFQHKRKLDIVNYHLKHNPFYKSFGKHIDLNHWDSVPIMTKRDLQKPLGERLSEGFTPKNVYINKTSGSSGDPFIFAKDKFCHALTWAEIQNRFGWFGIDFNRSFQARFYGIPLDTVGYYKERFKDKLSHRYRFSIFDLSDAALQNYIEVFKTKPFDYINGYTSAIVQFAKYLRSKNLNLKHICPSLKCCVVTSEMLFPDDKVLLEKQFGVPVINEYGASELDLIAFQNPTDLWQVNSDTLFVEILDNKNQATPNGQEGRVAITSLYNKAHPFIRYDLGDIGILSEASTAQKPILKKLIGRTNDMAILPSGKRAAGLTFYYITKAIIEDDGQVKEFIITQETPSTFKIDYVGTSTISEHKKRAIKAELKRYLEDGLIVHFERHNALKRSKSGKLKQFKSLVSQ, translated from the coding sequence TTGAAGTTATTCGACCTTACGTTACAACTTAATGGCTTCCCTTTAAAGGACGCAAAAAAGAAGCTTTCTGAAATTCAACACGTTCCAGAACCGGAGTTTGAATCGTTTCAACATAAGCGGAAACTAGATATAGTAAACTACCATTTAAAACACAATCCGTTTTACAAATCCTTTGGAAAACATATCGATTTAAACCATTGGGATTCTGTACCCATAATGACGAAACGCGACTTGCAAAAACCGTTAGGTGAGCGTTTATCTGAAGGATTTACGCCTAAAAATGTGTATATCAATAAAACGTCGGGATCTTCTGGCGATCCATTTATTTTTGCAAAAGATAAATTTTGTCACGCCTTAACTTGGGCAGAAATTCAGAATCGCTTTGGTTGGTTTGGTATCGATTTTAACAGGTCGTTTCAAGCTCGTTTTTATGGTATCCCTCTTGATACTGTGGGGTATTACAAAGAACGGTTTAAAGATAAACTAAGTCATAGATACCGGTTTTCTATTTTTGATTTAAGCGATGCTGCTCTTCAAAATTATATTGAAGTTTTTAAAACCAAACCCTTCGATTATATAAATGGTTACACTAGTGCCATCGTGCAATTTGCTAAATATTTAAGATCTAAAAACTTGAATTTGAAACACATTTGCCCCTCCTTAAAATGTTGTGTAGTAACTTCGGAAATGTTATTTCCCGACGACAAAGTACTTTTAGAAAAACAGTTTGGTGTGCCTGTGATTAATGAATATGGCGCTTCAGAATTAGACCTCATCGCATTCCAAAACCCAACCGATCTTTGGCAAGTAAATAGCGATACCCTTTTTGTTGAAATTTTAGACAATAAGAATCAAGCCACACCAAACGGACAAGAAGGTCGCGTGGCTATAACATCACTTTACAACAAAGCACACCCTTTTATTCGTTACGATTTGGGAGATATTGGTATCCTTTCGGAGGCAAGTACGGCCCAAAAACCTATATTAAAAAAACTTATTGGCCGCACCAACGATATGGCTATTTTGCCTAGTGGCAAACGTGCTGCAGGTTTAACTTTTTATTATATTACCAAAGCCATAATTGAGGACGATGGCCAAGTAAAAGAGTTTATTATTACACAAGAAACCCCATCAACATTTAAAATTGATTATGTTGGTACTTCAACTATTTCAGAACATAAAAAACGTGCTATAAAAGCTGAACTAAAACGCTATCTAGAAGATGGACTTATTGTGCATTTTGAAAGACACAACGCTTTAAAACGCTCAAAAAGCGGAAAATTGAAGCAGTTTAAATCTTTGGTAAGTCAATAG
- a CDS encoding DUF6427 family protein — MITSIFSKSKPINFLVVFIITAFTFFIAHTKYALNSDLLTHYVKNFFVFSASFCSILVLDFLVSKNKLTQKSSYEILLYALFLLALPQTMLNENIVYSNFFILLALRRILSLRSQLDVKKKLFDAAFWIAIASLFYFWSILFIVLIYAALIFHSNSNLKDWIIPLTGVASVYVLSIAYSVIVYDDFFTALNIFPEVSLEFNTYNTLQYIVGVTLLISFGIWSSVFYIRTIKSKQKDFKPGYKVILVAALIAFSIMILSPKKEGGEFLFLFAPLAIIITNYIETIQEKWFKEVFLGLLIVVPFVLLML; from the coding sequence ATGATTACAAGTATTTTTAGTAAATCTAAACCAATAAATTTTTTAGTCGTATTTATCATCACGGCTTTTACATTTTTTATTGCACATACTAAATATGCTTTAAATTCAGATTTACTCACTCATTATGTAAAAAATTTCTTTGTTTTTAGTGCAAGTTTTTGTTCTATTCTGGTGTTAGATTTTTTGGTAAGTAAAAACAAATTAACTCAAAAAAGCAGTTACGAAATTCTACTCTATGCCTTGTTTTTACTGGCTTTACCACAAACCATGTTAAATGAAAATATAGTGTATTCTAATTTTTTTATTCTGCTTGCCTTACGAAGAATTTTAAGTTTAAGATCGCAATTAGATGTAAAGAAAAAACTCTTCGATGCAGCCTTTTGGATTGCCATTGCATCCTTATTTTACTTTTGGTCTATCTTATTCATTGTGCTCATTTATGCCGCTTTAATTTTTCATTCGAATTCTAATTTAAAAGACTGGATTATTCCTTTAACAGGAGTGGCTTCTGTGTATGTATTAAGTATCGCATACTCTGTTATTGTGTATGATGATTTTTTTACCGCCTTAAATATTTTTCCAGAAGTAAGTTTAGAGTTTAATACCTATAATACGCTCCAATATATTGTTGGAGTAACCCTTTTAATTTCTTTCGGAATTTGGTCGTCGGTATTTTATATTCGTACCATAAAATCTAAACAAAAAGACTTTAAGCCCGGATATAAGGTGATATTAGTTGCTGCGCTTATTGCATTTAGTATCATGATTTTATCTCCTAAAAAAGAAGGTGGAGAGTTTTTGTTTCTATTTGCTCCTTTAGCGATTATAATTACAAATTATATTGAAACCATTCAAGAAAAATGGTTTAAAGAAGTTTTTTTAGGACTGTTAATTGTAGTGCCGTTTGTGTTGTTAATGCTGTAA
- a CDS encoding glycosyltransferase family 9 protein — translation MSKQTQHILVIRLSAMGDVAMSVPVLRALTTQYPHLKITVLTRPFFAPFFRDLEQVQVFAADLKAEHKGVLGLYTLSKALKKMSIDAVADIHNVLRTKILKVFFWGIPFVQIDKGRAEKKALTNGSIFRQLPTTVHRYAEVFKNLGFPVDLSHPTFPKKVELSAKLKTITGSHDKKWVGVAPFAAHDSKMYPIDQMEKVIEALSKDYKVFLFGGGAKEVAILNDFQNKYKHVINLAGELNLNEELDIISNLDVMLSMDSGNGHLAAMLGKKVITIWGVTHPFAGFAPFNQPDHYALTADRNQFPEIPTSIYGNTFPEGYEKASASITPETIIDKIKSVI, via the coding sequence GTGTCAAAACAAACACAACATATATTGGTAATACGTCTCTCAGCAATGGGAGACGTTGCTATGTCTGTACCTGTGTTACGTGCTTTAACTACCCAATATCCACACTTAAAAATTACGGTTTTAACACGACCATTCTTTGCTCCTTTTTTTAGAGATTTAGAGCAAGTACAAGTGTTTGCAGCCGATTTAAAAGCAGAACATAAGGGTGTTTTGGGTTTGTATACATTATCGAAAGCATTAAAAAAAATGAGTATAGATGCCGTTGCAGATATTCATAATGTGCTTCGTACTAAAATTTTGAAAGTCTTTTTTTGGGGTATACCATTCGTACAAATTGATAAGGGTAGGGCAGAAAAAAAAGCGTTAACAAACGGATCGATTTTTAGGCAGTTACCAACAACTGTACATCGCTATGCTGAAGTGTTTAAAAATTTAGGTTTTCCGGTTGATTTATCTCATCCTACATTTCCGAAAAAGGTTGAATTATCGGCTAAACTAAAAACCATAACAGGATCTCACGATAAAAAGTGGGTAGGTGTTGCGCCCTTTGCAGCACACGATAGTAAAATGTATCCGATAGATCAAATGGAAAAGGTTATCGAGGCGCTTTCCAAAGATTATAAGGTATTTTTATTTGGAGGTGGAGCAAAAGAAGTTGCGATTTTAAATGATTTTCAGAATAAATATAAACATGTTATAAATCTTGCAGGCGAATTAAATTTAAATGAAGAGTTAGACATTATTTCCAATTTAGATGTTATGCTGTCTATGGATTCTGGTAATGGACATTTAGCCGCTATGCTGGGTAAAAAAGTTATAACTATTTGGGGAGTTACGCATCCTTTTGCTGGATTTGCCCCTTTTAACCAGCCCGACCATTATGCTTTAACAGCAGACCGAAATCAATTCCCAGAAATACCTACATCTATTTACGGCAATACCTTTCCTGAAGGATACGAAAAGGCTTCCGCCAGTATAACTCCAGAAACGATTATAGATAAAATAAAATCCGTTATTTAA
- the upp gene encoding uracil phosphoribosyltransferase: protein MHIHNLSTENTILNVFMSELRDKSIQKDNMRFRRNIERIGEILAYELSKSLLYKPKSVDTPLDTTQVNLPENDIVICSILRAGIPLHNGILNYFDAAENAFISAYRQHKDAPESFEIVVEYLACPSLENKTLILADPMLATGQSMVATFEALKPFGTPKEIHLVSVIGAQQGIDYVTKHFNENANLWISTIDEKLNEKGYIVPGLGDAGDLCFGEKLQH from the coding sequence ATGCATATTCATAATTTATCTACAGAAAACACCATTTTAAATGTATTTATGTCGGAGTTACGCGACAAAAGCATTCAAAAAGATAATATGCGGTTTAGAAGAAATATTGAACGTATTGGTGAAATTCTGGCTTACGAATTAAGTAAATCTCTCTTGTATAAACCTAAATCGGTTGACACACCTTTAGATACTACACAAGTAAATTTACCAGAAAACGATATTGTAATTTGCTCTATTTTACGAGCTGGAATTCCGTTACATAATGGTATTTTAAATTATTTTGATGCTGCCGAAAATGCTTTTATTTCTGCTTACAGACAGCATAAAGATGCACCTGAAAGTTTTGAAATTGTAGTGGAGTATTTAGCGTGCCCATCTTTAGAAAATAAAACCTTAATTCTTGCCGATCCTATGTTAGCCACAGGTCAATCTATGGTTGCTACTTTTGAAGCACTAAAACCTTTTGGAACACCTAAAGAAATTCATTTGGTAAGTGTTATTGGGGCACAACAAGGTATAGATTATGTAACGAAGCATTTTAATGAAAATGCAAATTTATGGATTTCGACTATAGATGAAAAGTTAAACGAAAAAGGCTATATTGTTCCTGGACTTGGGGATGCCGGCGATCTTTGTTTCGGAGAGAAGTTACAGCATTAA
- a CDS encoding undecaprenyl-phosphate glucose phosphotransferase produces MNKQGRYSGYLRPISYTIDLSIIHGLALLFFFPNVNPYLFITLVSTTWIILSIYSKFYEVYRFTREVTIAALLLKQAMLFTLIVFAYFGFRHKLMVDSFLVLKYIAFVFFLIGIAKFTIYYLLQKYRASFGGNLRKTVIIGKNRQTNALETFFKNNPEYGYDLKKVFNLRDKSTDGLNLCLEFIKENKIDEIYCSITELSNSQILQVVNFADNNLKILKFLPDNKEIYSKKLKYEYYDFIPILSLRVIPLEENVNQFLKRLFDIVFSIFIIVFVLSWLTPILAILIKLESKGPIFFKQSRNGFNYKEFECYKFRSMMPNQDANIYQATKDDQRVTKVGKFIRKTSIDELPQFYNVFFGDMSVVGPRPHMVSHTNMYAKRIDKFMVRHFVKPGITGLAQVSGFRGEVETDKDIINRVKYDIFYIENWSILLDLKIIFQTILNGIKGEDKAY; encoded by the coding sequence GTGAATAAACAAGGACGATATTCGGGGTATTTAAGGCCTATTTCATATACAATAGATTTGTCTATAATACATGGATTAGCTTTACTTTTTTTCTTCCCAAATGTTAATCCTTATTTGTTTATAACACTTGTTTCTACAACCTGGATTATCCTTTCTATTTATTCTAAATTTTATGAAGTATACCGGTTTACTCGCGAGGTAACTATTGCCGCTTTGTTACTTAAACAAGCCATGTTATTTACCTTAATTGTTTTTGCCTATTTTGGATTTCGGCATAAATTAATGGTCGATTCTTTCTTAGTGCTTAAATATATTGCGTTTGTATTTTTTTTAATTGGTATTGCTAAATTCACAATCTATTACTTACTTCAAAAATACCGAGCTTCTTTTGGTGGTAATTTAAGGAAAACAGTAATTATTGGTAAAAACCGACAAACTAATGCTCTAGAAACGTTTTTTAAAAACAATCCAGAGTACGGTTACGATTTAAAGAAAGTATTTAATCTTAGAGATAAATCTACAGACGGACTAAATCTTTGCTTGGAATTTATAAAAGAGAATAAAATTGATGAAATTTACTGTTCTATAACAGAGTTATCAAATTCCCAAATTCTTCAAGTTGTTAATTTTGCCGACAACAATCTTAAGATTTTAAAATTTCTACCTGATAATAAGGAAATTTATTCTAAAAAACTGAAATACGAATATTATGATTTTATTCCTATTTTATCACTTCGTGTTATTCCTTTAGAAGAAAATGTAAATCAATTTTTAAAGCGCTTGTTCGATATTGTTTTCTCCATATTTATTATTGTGTTTGTGCTTTCTTGGTTAACTCCAATATTGGCAATATTGATTAAATTAGAATCTAAAGGGCCAATCTTTTTTAAACAATCTAGAAACGGATTTAATTATAAGGAATTTGAATGTTATAAATTCCGTTCTATGATGCCTAATCAAGATGCAAACATTTATCAAGCTACAAAGGACGATCAACGGGTTACAAAAGTTGGTAAATTTATACGAAAAACAAGTATTGATGAATTACCTCAGTTTTACAATGTTTTTTTTGGAGATATGTCTGTAGTTGGTCCAAGACCACACATGGTAAGTCATACAAATATGTATGCCAAGCGCATAGATAAGTTTATGGTTCGTCATTTTGTAAAACCTGGAATTACGGGATTGGCTCAGGTTAGCGGATTTAGGGGTGAAGTAGAAACGGATAAGGATATTATAAATCGTGTTAAATACGATATTTTTTATATAGAAAACTGGTCTATATTACTCGATCTTAAAATTATTTTCCAAACCATTTTAAATGGAATTAAAGGAGAAGATAAGGCGTATTAA